From the Salmo trutta chromosome 30, fSalTru1.1, whole genome shotgun sequence genome, one window contains:
- the LOC115168260 gene encoding protein-L-isoaspartate O-methyltransferase domain-containing protein 2, producing MGGAVSAGEDNDELIDNLKEAQYIRSDLVEQAFRAIDRADYYLEEFRDSAYKDLAWRHGNIHLSAPCIYSEVMEALDLQPGLSFLNLGSGTGYLSTMVGLILGPFGVNHGVELHQDVIEYAYQKLEFFIKTSDSFDRFEFCEPCFVIGNCLEIAPESGQYDRVYCGAGVQREQEDYMKNLLKVGGILVLPLEEKLTKITRTGYNSWETKKIIAVSFAPLVLPKHRDNSKPKAVPLPTMFEVRTLQDLARISIRLTLKRTVAGPGPLPRRRLAHSGERFRRRRVQHRGSTLLSNRYVFMSRLIPGPMDNNNNRSGTDTEEEQEDEEVEEEGNCRVLGDPEEQEEEERREAPVNLLRERILGLPLPELLKMYLLHYREK from the exons ATGGGAGGAGCAGTGAGTGCGGGGGAGGACAATGACGAGTTGATTGACAACCTGAAGGAGGCCCAGTACATCCGTTCGGACCTAGTGGAGCAGGCCTTCAGGGCAATCGACCGGGCCGACTACTATCTGGAAGAGTTCCGGGACAGCGCCTACAAGGACCTGGCCTGGAGGCATGGCAACATCCACCTCTCAGCCCCCTGCATCTACTCAGAGGTGATGGAGGCCCTGGACCTCCAGCCTGGCCTTTCCTTCCTCAACCTGGGCAGTGGCACGGGCTACCTCAGCACCATGGTGGGACTCATACTGG GTCCATTTGGAGTGAACCATGGTGTGGAGCTGCACCAAGATGTCATTGAGTATGCGTACCAGAAACTGGAGTTCTTCATTAAGACCAGCGACAGCTTCGACAG gtttgaGTTCTGCGAGCCCTGTTTCGTGATAGGGAACTGTCTGGAGATAGCCCCAGAGAGTGGTCAGTATGACCGGGTGTATTGTGGAGCTGGGGTGCAGCGGGAGCAGGAAGACTACATGAAGAACCTGCTCAAAGTAGGAGGAATCCTAGTGCTGCCATTGGAGGAAAAG TTGACAAAGATTACTCGAACAGGCTACAACAGCTGGGAGACCAAAAAGATCATTGCTGTGTCATTTGCCCCACTGGTGTTGCCCAAACACAGAGACAACAGTAAACCGAAAGCAGTGCCTTTAC CGACCATGTTTGAGGTGCGGACTCTGCAGGACTTGGCTCGCATTTCTATCCGCCTGACATTGAAGAGGACAGTGGCGGGGCCAGGGCCGTTGCCCAGGAGGAGGTTGGCCCACAGCGGGGAGCGGTTCCGACGGAGGCGGGTCCAACACCGTGGCTCCACCCTGCTCTCCAACCGCTACGTATTCATGAGCCGCCTCATCCCCGGGCCgatggacaacaacaacaaccgcTCTGGAACCGACACCGAAGAAGAGCAGGAGGACgaggaggtggaagaagagggGAACTGCAGGGTTCTAGGAGATCctgaggagcaggaggaagaggagaggagggaggctccAGTGAACCTGCTAAGAGAGAGGATCCTGGGTCTGCCGCTCCCTGAGCTTCTGAAGATGTACCTGCTTCACTACAGAGAGAAGTAG